The Acinetobacter sp. GSS19 genome includes a region encoding these proteins:
- the htpG gene encoding molecular chaperone HtpG, whose translation MSEQSNTQHYNFQAEVAQLLHLVTHSLYSNPEIFLRELVSNASDACDKLRFEGINHPEYYENDADLHVRISLDKEQKTLTISDNGIGLSQQEAIDNLGTIAKSGTKDFMSKLTGDQKSDAQLIGQFGVGFYSGFIVADKITVESRRAGLATDEAVRWISGGTGAFEVEKIQKASRGTDIILHLREDALDYLESWKVKQIINKYSDHISLPIQMQKEVWQEDEAAEGEESKGGQMVKTDEWETINSASALWTRNKNEISEDQYTEFYKNLSHAFEAPLAWTHNRVEGSTEYTQLLYIPAKAPHDIFTREAKAGIKLYVKRVFIMDDADNLIPNYLRFVQGVVDSADLPLNVSRELLQESRDVKTIREGNTRRILNLLDGLAKSEDEKDQEKFKQFYHEFGAVLKEGLGEDFANRERILKLLRFATSNHDDVATSFAEYKARMKEGQKAIYYVTAESLAAAKNSPQLELFKKKGIEVLLMADRVDEWAMNFVHEFDGTPLQNVSKGAVDLGDLQDAEEKKALEQAAEQFKPVVEQLSSALKDKTQQVRVTTRLVDSPACLVTGEGELSPQLIRMLKQAGQAVPESKPILEINPEHPLVKKLEGSEQFDDLANVIFDQAVIAEGGLPEDPAAYVKRINSLLLK comes from the coding sequence ATGAGTGAGCAGAGCAATACACAACATTATAACTTCCAAGCGGAAGTGGCTCAGCTTCTACATTTGGTGACCCATTCTCTTTATTCTAATCCTGAAATTTTCTTGCGTGAGCTGGTATCGAATGCTTCGGATGCCTGTGATAAATTGCGCTTTGAAGGCATTAACCATCCAGAATATTATGAAAATGATGCAGATTTGCATGTGCGCATCTCGCTGGATAAAGAACAAAAAACATTGACCATTTCTGATAACGGGATTGGTTTGAGTCAACAAGAAGCCATTGATAATTTAGGAACGATCGCCAAATCAGGAACTAAAGACTTTATGTCCAAATTGACTGGTGATCAAAAATCCGATGCCCAACTGATCGGTCAATTCGGGGTAGGGTTTTATTCTGGCTTTATTGTGGCAGATAAAATTACCGTTGAATCCCGTCGCGCCGGTTTAGCAACCGATGAAGCTGTACGCTGGATTAGCGGTGGAACGGGCGCATTTGAGGTTGAAAAAATTCAGAAAGCTTCTCGTGGTACGGACATTATCCTACATTTGCGTGAAGATGCGCTTGATTATCTCGAATCGTGGAAAGTTAAACAGATTATTAATAAATATTCTGACCACATTAGCTTGCCAATCCAGATGCAAAAAGAAGTCTGGCAGGAAGACGAAGCCGCTGAGGGTGAAGAGTCAAAAGGCGGCCAGATGGTTAAGACGGATGAATGGGAAACCATTAACTCCGCGAGTGCTTTATGGACACGCAATAAAAACGAGATTAGTGAAGACCAATATACTGAATTCTATAAAAATCTCAGCCATGCCTTTGAAGCGCCATTGGCTTGGACACATAATCGTGTAGAAGGCAGTACCGAGTATACCCAGCTACTTTATATTCCAGCCAAAGCTCCGCATGACATTTTTACCCGTGAAGCGAAAGCTGGTATCAAGTTATATGTAAAACGCGTGTTCATTATGGATGATGCGGATAATTTGATTCCGAATTATTTGCGTTTCGTTCAGGGCGTGGTGGATAGTGCAGACCTTCCGCTCAACGTGAGCCGTGAGTTATTGCAGGAAAGCCGTGATGTGAAAACCATCCGTGAAGGCAACACACGTCGTATTCTGAACTTGCTGGATGGGTTGGCAAAATCGGAAGATGAAAAAGATCAGGAAAAATTCAAGCAGTTCTACCATGAGTTCGGTGCCGTTCTGAAAGAAGGCTTGGGCGAAGACTTTGCCAACCGTGAGCGTATATTGAAGCTGTTACGTTTCGCGACTTCAAACCATGATGATGTAGCTACTTCTTTTGCCGAGTATAAGGCTCGCATGAAAGAAGGACAAAAGGCGATTTATTATGTGACAGCTGAAAGTCTGGCGGCAGCGAAAAATTCTCCGCAGCTTGAGCTTTTCAAGAAAAAAGGGATTGAAGTCCTGTTAATGGCAGACCGTGTGGATGAGTGGGCGATGAATTTCGTGCATGAATTTGATGGTACACCGTTACAGAACGTTTCTAAAGGTGCTGTAGATTTGGGTGATCTGCAAGATGCCGAAGAGAAAAAAGCCCTTGAGCAAGCTGCTGAACAATTCAAGCCCGTCGTTGAACAATTGAGTAGTGCGTTAAAAGACAAAACTCAACAAGTTCGTGTTACGACGCGTCTGGTTGATTCGCCTGCCTGTCTAGTAACAGGAGAGGGTGAGTTGTCCCCACAATTAATCCGTATGTTAAAGCAGGCGGGCCAAGCTGTGCCGGAAAGTAAACCAATTCTGGAAATTAACCCAGAGCATCCATTGGTGAAAAAACTGGAAGGCTCGGAGCAGTTTGATGACTTGGCCAATGTGATTTTTGATCAGGCGGTGATTGCAGAAGGGGGGCTACCAGAAGATCCTGCTGCTTATGTAAAACGTATTAATAGCCTGTTGTTAAAATAA